A portion of the Planctomycetia bacterium genome contains these proteins:
- a CDS encoding DNA translocase FtsK, whose translation MPETRYLSRDLFALALLTVTLYVAVAVGTYDPGDPVFSFYSLTDQPTYAVLPTPEVTHNTGGRFGALTSHWLLSALGIGAYYLLFSTTVLAAWLLARKRVRDHWQRLFGWTLTLAAFCSLAALLRPGWATLPMIGPGGYVGAMGKAILVEHFASVGAYLLVLSVFCCGLMLCTEYVVLRMAYWSVVAPALGISRRVRKPRVTALTVQTVEKPKKKIAIHAEHALLTAETHDEEEEEETHEAESATTAEGEPAIRIAGKGAKSPEKPAAPKVEKPEAKPAAKAATAQRASEPKIAAVAPAVAVAPIVAVATKHSPQAPAEPAEPAEENGLRVKGPATKDERQKVRDELDAASHTENRFEYQLPSLDLLLESEDVAYDEQEKEVRRKAKLLEKTFANFGFNVRVVEIETGPVIAQYEVELEAGLRLSRITGLAEDLAIALRVPSVRIVAPIPGKNTVGIEVPNEQRQLVRLREVIEETGVQAKKMKIPIYLGKDVAGNPMVCDLATLPHLLIAGRTGTGKSVCLNTIIVSMLMTRRPDEVKMLMIDPKMVELSPYKTLPHLMHPVVTDMKKAEAILAWAVDKMEERYALLARAGVRHISGYNQLGEEELFDRLQPESEDERNSIPLHLPYIVIVADEMADLMMTSAKEVEQHIIRLAQKSRAVGIHLVLATQKPTVDVITGLIKSNLPARIAFQVASRTDSRVVLDEMGADKLLGNGDMLFLWPGTSTLHRGQGTFVSDDEINRIIAVVGTKEPEYAQELVALKPVGEPNDPSKFKSRDELYEAAIEIVIREGRGSVSLLQRALGIGYGRAARLVDFMAEDGIVGQYNGSQAREILITMDQWLVLSGQQEDPEVVAAPKPKRNRVKITAPVEPPPFVAEDEADVVEEADELDDEAAEADDEEADADWSEDEEEAFDDEEEESDEVEEEADDEIFDEADEADAPKSAAPPSPSPRRTRSA comes from the coding sequence ATGCCGGAAACTCGATATCTCTCGCGCGATTTATTCGCGCTGGCTTTGCTGACCGTCACGCTTTACGTGGCGGTCGCTGTGGGCACTTACGATCCCGGCGACCCGGTCTTCAGCTTCTATTCGCTGACCGACCAGCCGACCTACGCGGTGCTGCCGACGCCCGAAGTGACTCACAACACCGGCGGGCGGTTCGGCGCGTTGACTTCGCACTGGCTGCTGTCCGCATTGGGAATCGGCGCGTACTACTTGCTGTTCTCCACCACCGTGCTGGCCGCCTGGCTCCTGGCGCGGAAGCGCGTCCGCGATCATTGGCAACGCTTGTTCGGCTGGACGCTGACGCTCGCGGCCTTCTGCTCATTGGCGGCGCTGTTGAGGCCCGGCTGGGCCACGTTGCCGATGATTGGCCCCGGCGGTTACGTCGGCGCGATGGGTAAGGCGATTCTGGTCGAACACTTTGCAAGCGTTGGCGCGTATCTCCTGGTGCTGAGCGTCTTTTGTTGCGGCCTGATGCTCTGCACCGAGTATGTCGTCCTGCGGATGGCGTATTGGTCGGTCGTCGCGCCGGCGCTCGGCATTTCGCGCCGCGTGCGCAAGCCGCGGGTCACGGCGCTGACCGTGCAGACCGTCGAGAAGCCGAAGAAAAAGATTGCGATCCACGCGGAACATGCGTTGCTGACCGCTGAAACCCACGACGAGGAGGAAGAAGAGGAGACCCACGAAGCAGAGTCCGCAACCACGGCGGAAGGCGAGCCGGCGATTCGCATCGCAGGCAAGGGCGCGAAGTCGCCGGAAAAGCCTGCCGCGCCGAAGGTTGAGAAGCCCGAAGCGAAGCCTGCGGCCAAGGCCGCGACTGCACAACGCGCTAGCGAACCCAAGATTGCGGCGGTGGCGCCGGCCGTTGCAGTTGCTCCAATTGTCGCCGTGGCGACGAAGCACTCGCCGCAAGCGCCGGCCGAGCCAGCCGAACCCGCCGAGGAAAACGGGCTGCGCGTCAAAGGTCCGGCCACGAAGGACGAGCGGCAGAAAGTCCGTGATGAATTGGACGCCGCGAGTCACACCGAGAATCGTTTCGAGTACCAACTTCCCAGTCTCGACCTGCTGTTGGAGAGCGAGGACGTCGCCTACGACGAGCAGGAAAAGGAGGTCCGACGAAAAGCCAAACTCTTGGAAAAAACCTTCGCCAACTTCGGCTTCAATGTCCGTGTCGTCGAGATCGAGACCGGGCCCGTGATCGCCCAATACGAAGTGGAGTTGGAAGCTGGCCTCCGGCTGAGCCGCATTACCGGACTGGCGGAGGATCTGGCGATCGCGCTCCGTGTGCCGAGCGTCCGGATCGTCGCGCCGATCCCTGGCAAAAATACCGTGGGTATTGAAGTTCCCAACGAGCAACGCCAATTGGTGCGGCTCCGCGAGGTGATCGAAGAAACCGGCGTCCAAGCCAAGAAGATGAAAATCCCCATCTATCTTGGCAAGGACGTGGCCGGTAACCCCATGGTCTGCGACCTGGCGACGTTGCCGCACTTGCTAATCGCCGGCCGCACCGGCACCGGCAAAAGCGTCTGCTTGAACACCATCATCGTATCGATGCTGATGACCCGCCGGCCGGACGAAGTGAAGATGCTGATGATCGACCCCAAGATGGTCGAGCTCAGCCCCTACAAGACGTTGCCGCATCTGATGCACCCGGTCGTCACCGACATGAAAAAAGCCGAGGCGATCCTCGCCTGGGCCGTCGACAAGATGGAGGAGCGCTACGCACTGTTGGCCCGCGCCGGCGTGCGGCACATCAGCGGTTACAACCAACTGGGCGAGGAGGAACTATTCGACCGGCTCCAGCCGGAATCTGAGGATGAGCGCAATTCGATCCCTCTGCATCTGCCGTACATCGTCATCGTGGCCGACGAGATGGCCGACTTGATGATGACTTCTGCCAAGGAAGTGGAACAGCACATCATCCGCCTCGCGCAAAAAAGCCGCGCGGTCGGGATCCACCTGGTGCTGGCCACGCAGAAGCCGACCGTCGACGTCATCACCGGTTTGATCAAATCGAACTTGCCGGCCCGCATCGCGTTCCAAGTCGCCAGCCGCACCGATAGCCGCGTCGTGCTGGACGAGATGGGCGCCGACAAGCTGCTCGGCAACGGCGACATGCTGTTCCTTTGGCCCGGCACCAGCACGCTGCATCGCGGCCAAGGGACGTTCGTCAGCGACGACGAAATCAATCGCATCATTGCCGTGGTCGGCACGAAGGAACCGGAGTACGCGCAGGAGTTGGTGGCCCTCAAGCCAGTGGGCGAGCCGAACGACCCGAGCAAATTCAAGAGCCGCGACGAACTCTACGAGGCTGCCATCGAGATCGTGATCCGCGAAGGGCGCGGCAGCGTCTCGCTGTTGCAGCGCGCGCTCGGCATCGGCTACGGCCGCGCCGCGCGGCTGGTCGACTTCATGGCCGAGGACGGCATCGTCGGCCAGTACAACGGCTCGCAAGCCCGCGAGATTCTAATCACGATGGACCAGTGGCTCGTCCTGAGCGGCCAGCAAGAAGACCCGGAAGTCGTCGCGGCGCCGAAGCCAAAGCGGAACCGTGTCAAGATCACGGCGCCGGTCGAACCGCCGCCGTTTGTGGCGGAAGACGAAGCCGACGTCGTTGAGGAAGCAGACGAGCTGGACGACGAAGCCGCGGAAGCCGATGACGAAGAGGCGGACGCCGATTGGTCGGAGGACGAAGAAGAAGCATTCGACGACGAGGAAGAGGAATCGGACGAAGTCGAGGAAGAGGCCGACGACGAAATTTTCGACGAAGCGGACGAAGCCGACGCGCCCAAAAGCGCCGCACCGCCGTCCCCGTCGCCGCGCCGGACTCGCTCGGCTTAG